From one Erinaceus europaeus chromosome 4, mEriEur2.1, whole genome shotgun sequence genomic stretch:
- the LOC103107680 gene encoding synaptobrevin homolog YKT6-like: MKLYSLSVFYKAESKVGLLKTAQDVSSFSFFQRSSVQEFMTFTSQMIVERSAKGSRASVKEQEYLCHVYVRNDSLAGVVIADSEYPSRVAFSLLEKVLDEFSKEVDRIEWPVGSPETICFTKLGDYLSRYQNPREADPMSKVQAELDETKIILHNTMESLLERGEKLDDLVSKSEVLGVQSKAFYKTARKQNSCCAIM, encoded by the coding sequence ATGAAGCTGTACAGCCTGAGCGTCTTCTACAAAGCTGAGTCCAAGGTGGGCCTTCTAAAGACTGCTCAAGACGTGTCCTCCTTCAGCTTCTTCCAGAGGTCCAGTGTTCAGGAATTCATGACCTTCACAAGTCAAATGATTGTCGAGCGCTCAGCGAAAGGCAGCCGAGCTTCTGTCAAAGAACAAGAATACTTGTGCCACGTCTACGTGCGAAATGACAGCCTTGCAGGAGTGGTCATTGCTGACAGCGAGTATCCATCACGGGTGGCGTTTAGCTTGCTAGAGAAGGTACTGGATGAATTCTCCAAGGAGGTTGACAGGATAGAATGGCCAGTTGGATCCCCTGAGACCATTTGCTTTACAAAACTGGGTGATTACCTTAGCAGATACCAGAACCCTCGAGAAGCTGACCCCATGTCTAAAGTGCAAGCTGAACTAGATGAAACCAAAATTATTCTGCATAACACCATGGAGTCCTtgttagagagaggagagaagctgGATGACCTGGTGTCCAAATCTGAAGTGCTGGGAGTACAGTCTAAGGCCTTCTATAAAACAGCCCGGAAACAGAACTCGTGCTGTGCAATCATGTGA